From a single Apium graveolens cultivar Ventura chromosome 2, ASM990537v1, whole genome shotgun sequence genomic region:
- the LOC141708976 gene encoding pentatricopeptide repeat-containing protein CRR2, chloroplastic-like has protein sequence MFMYKLRQYKLSVFKYERLQYFSATCAASLANVQTLHSQNWQIQPSIDPKFFLYKLVECSNVYQIRQVHSQVVVTGLLENLFVTNKLLYLYVQYKNVSDAYELFDRMSERDPYTWSVMVGGFAKIGDYMNCFGTFREYVRTGEYPDNYTLPNVIRACRDTMNVNMGRLVHNVVCKFGLDLDQFVVAALVDMYAKCRVLDDARRLFDGMVKKDLVSWTVMIGACVELSDASEALVLFDRMREEGVMPDKVTMVTVVNACAKLGVMYKARLVHDFISSRKISEDVILGTALIDMYAKCGSVDCAREIFDRMREKNVISWSAMIAAYGYHGEGRKALDLLPMMLSNGIIPNRITFVSLLYACSHAGLVEDGLRLFSVMKEEYSLRPDVKHYTCMVDLLGRAGRLDQAMKLIEEMNIEKDEGLWSSLLGACRIYGHTELAEKAAQSLLELQPQSPSSYVLLSNIYAKAGRWKDVAKIRELMTHRRLKKVPGWTWIEVENETYRFSTGDRTHPKSREIYEKLMNLIKELELKGYVPNTDFALHDVDEELKLDNLYSHSEKLAIAFGLLSTAEGSPIRITKNLRVCGDCHAFSKFVSAVTQRVIIVRDANRFHHFKDGACSCGDYW, from the coding sequence ATGTTCATGTACAAATTGAGACAATATAAACTCTCTGTTTTCAAATATGAGAGACTACAATACTTCTCAGCTACTTGTGCAGCATCACTAGCAAATGTTCAAACATTACATTCTCAAAACTGGCAAATACAACCTAGTATAGACCCAAAGTTTTTTCTATATAAACTTGTTGAATGTAGCAATGTTTATCAAATCAGACAAGTTCATAGTCAAGTGGTTGTTACTGGGTTACTTGAGAACTTATTTGTTACAAACAAGCTTCTTTATTTGTATGTTCAGTATAAGAATGTGAGTGATGCATATGAActgtttgatagaatgtctgaGAGAGATCCTTACACTTGGAGTGTTATGGTTGGTGGGTTTGCCAAGATTGGTGATTATATGAATTGTTTTGGAACTTTTAGGGAGTATGTTAGAACGGGTGAGTATCCCGATAATTATACGTTGCCTAATGTGATTAGAGCGTGTAGGGATACGATGAATGTGAATATGGGGAGGTTGGTTCATAATGTTGTGTGTAAGTTTGGGTTGGATTTGGATCAGTTTGTGGTTGCTGCACTTGTTGATATGTATGCGAAATGTCGGGTTCTTGATGATGCGAGACGACTTTTTGATGGAATGGTGAAGAAGGATCTTGTTAGTTGGACGGTTATGATTGGGGCTTGCGTTGAACTTAGCGATGCTAGTGAAGCATTGGTTTTGTTTGATAGGATGAGGGAGGAAGGTGTCATGCCTGATAAAGTTACTATGGTGACGGTTGTTAATGCTTGTGCGAAATTAGGAGTTATGTATAAAGCTCGACTTGTTCATGATTTTATATCATCGAGAAAGATTTCAGAGGATGTAATATTGGGAACTGCACTGATTGATATGTATGCTAAGTGTGGGAGTGTTGATTGTGCTAGAGAGATCTTTGATAGAATGAGGGAGAAGAATGTTATATCATGGAGTGCGATGATAGCTGCTTATGGGTATCATGGAGAAGGGCGCAAAgctcttgatcttcttccaatGATGTTGAGTAATGGGATTATACCAAATAGGATTACTTTCGTGTCTTTGCTATATGCTTGTAGTCATGCGGGATTGGTAGAGGATGGCCTCAGGTTATTCTCCGtaatgaaagaagagtacagcTTAAGACCTGATGTGAAACATTATACTTGTATGGTGGATCTGTTAGGACGTGCTGGCAGACTTGACCAGGCTATGAAACTGATTGAGGAAATGAACATCGAGAAAGATGAGGGGCTGTGGAGCTCGTTGCTTGGTGCGTGCAGGATTTATGGTCATACAGAGCTAGCAGAGAAGGCAGCACAGTCTCTTCTTGAACTACAACCTCAGAGTCCATCAAGTTACGTGTTGCTTTCAAACATTTATGCCAAAGCAGGAAGGTGGAAAGATGTGGCAAAGATCAGGGAATTAATGACACATAGGAGACTGAAGAAAGTTCCTGGTTGGACTTGGATTGAGGTGGAGAATGAAACATATCGGTTTAGCACTGGAGACCGTACTCATCCCAAATCCAGGGAGATTTATGAGAAGCTAATGAATTTGATAAAGGAATTGGAACTTAAGGGGTATGTTCCTAATACAGATTTTGCGCTACATGATGTGGATGAAGAACTCAAGCTGGATAACTTATACTCACACAGCGAGAAATTGGCAATTGCGTTTGGCCTACTTAGCACAGCTGAAGGAAGTCCCATCAGGATTACAAAAAATCTTCGTGTTTGTGGAGATTGTCATGCATTTAGTAAATTTGTATCGGCTGTTACACAACGGGTTATTATAGTCCGAGATGCAAATAGATTTCACCACTTCAAGGACGGTGCTTGTTCTTGTGGGGATTACTGGTGA